GAAGACCGGCGACCAGCAGCGCGCTCCAGGGAGCCTCGGGCAAGCCTATGCCCATACCGGAGATCGCCGTGAAGACGCTCAGCAACAACGAACTCGCTAGAGTGGCCAAGGCCAGTATCGTCAGCTTACCCCCGTACAATGCGGCCGGGCTGACCGGGCGCACACGTAGCCCGTACCAGTTGCCCGCCTGAGCCTCGTGTGCCGCCGCCAGCCCGGCGAGGAGCGCGGCACCGGCCGGAACAGACAGCAGGGTCCATAGCTGAAAGACCAGCCTGAAGAGGGCATCCCATGTCATGGGATGCCCGCCCGCTAGCAAGTACCAGGTAAGGCAGGCCACCAGACCCGCCGGAGCCAGCAGTACGAGCTTCGGGATGGACGTGCGGCGATACTTGAGCGACTCGGAGAGGAGAATACCGCCCATCTACCTCACCTCTTTCCTCGAGAACCACAGCGAACCCGCAGCGAGCAAGGCGGCTGCAACAATGAGTGCCAGCCCGAGGATCACCGGGACGATGCTCGAGTCCCACAACGGGTCCCCCGATCCCAGGGGGACCCCGTTGGCGTGGATGCCGATGATCGGGATGACTACCCGTATCGGCCAAGCCCAGGGCACGAAGTGGACCAAGTCGCTGGATTCGGCGGTCAGTGCGCCCGAGATAAAACCGACCACGCCGACGACGACGGACGCGCCGAAACCCCCCGCCGTGGCCACCCAGAGCT
The Rubrobacter xylanophilus genome window above contains:
- a CDS encoding ABC transporter permease produces the protein MGGILLSESLKYRRTSIPKLVLLAPAGLVACLTWYLLAGGHPMTWDALFRLVFQLWTLLSVPAGAALLAGLAAAHEAQAGNWYGLRVRPVSPAALYGGKLTILALATLASSLLLSVFTAISGMGIGLPEAPWSALLVAGLLSWLAALPLQALHLWVATAWGLGASVALGVPGLLAAALIGGTGLGSGVWWVVPWSWPARMALPVLGFFEGTITRLPAGFSPGVYVAVVCGMALALALFLAATSILWFGRREVI